The following are from one region of the Gossypium hirsutum isolate 1008001.06 chromosome D03, Gossypium_hirsutum_v2.1, whole genome shotgun sequence genome:
- the LOC107950692 gene encoding stearoyl-[acyl-carrier-protein] 9-desaturase 6, chloroplastic produces the protein MQFTHSLVSTKTLPWRIPDVHCRRIPPPTSTVRFSPISAVAAAPPKPQKTHSMPPEKQEIFKSLENWATQNVLPLLKPVKECWQPQTFLPDPALPLGEFNEQVKALRQRTADLPDEYFVVLVGDMITEEALPTYQTMINTLDGVRDDTGASSSPWAIWTRAWTAEENRHGDLLKTFLYLSGRVDMLMIERTVQYLIGSGMDPGTENNPYLGFVYTSFQERATFVSHGNTARLAKEDGDPVLARICGTIAADEKRHELAYSKIIEKLLQVDPTEAMLAIADMMKKKITMPAHLMYDGEDPRLFEHFSAVAQRLGVYTADDYADILEALIKRWGLEKMEGLTGEGRRAQDFVCGLAPRIRKLQERAEDRAKKIGPQGVKFSWIFNREIML, from the exons ATGCAATTCACACACAGCCTAGTCTCTACCAAAACTCTGCCTTGGAGGATCCCAGATGTCCACTGCCGCCGCATCCCTCCACCAACCTCCACCGTCAGATTCTCCCCTATCTCTGCCGTGGCGGCAGCTCCTCCAAAACCTCAAAAAACCCACTCCATGCCACCTGAAAAGCAAGAGATTTTCAAGTCACTAGAAAACTGGGCTACCCAAAATGTGTTACCGCTGCTCAAACCTGTGAAAGAGTGTTGGCAACCCCAGACATTCTTACCTGACCCTGCATTGCCGTTGGGAGAGTTCAACGAGCAAGTGAAGGCCCTGAGACAACGCACTGCGGATCTGCCGGACGAGTATTTCGTGGTGTTGGTGGGGGATATGATTACGGAGGAAGCCTTGCCAACGTACCAGACCATGATCAATACACTTGATGGGGTGAGGGATGACACTGGGGCTAGCTCCAGCCCCTGGGCAATCTGGACTCGGGCTTGGACTGCTGAGGAAAACAGGCATGGGGATTTATTGAAGACTTTCTTGTATTTGTCTGGGAGGGTTGATATGCTTATGATCGAGAGGACTGTGCAGTATCTGATTGGATCTGGCATG GATCCTGGAACCGAAAACAACCCATACTTGGGTTTCGTGTACACTTCATTCCAGGAGCGAGCCACGTTCGTGTCCCACGGCAACACGGCACGGTTAGCCAAGGAAGATGGGGACCCAGTCCTGGCACGCATCTGCGGCACCATCGCCGCAGACGAGAAGCGGCATGAGCTGGCCTACTCAAAGATCATTGAGAAGCTACTCCAAGTAGACCCAACGGAAGCAATGCTAGCGATCGCGGATATGATGAAGAAAAAGATAACAATGCCTGCACATTTGATGTACGACGGGGAAGACCCAAGGCTGTTTGAGCACTTCTCGGCGGTGGCGCAGCGGTTGGGAGTGTACACGGCGGATGATTATGCAGATATATTGGAGGCGTTGATAAAACGGTGGGGGTTGGAGAAAATGGAGGGGTTGACAGGGGAAGGTAGGAGAGCCCAGGATTTTGTATGTGGGTTAGCGCCGAGGATTAGGAAGTTGCAGGAGAGAGCTGAAGACAGGGCTAAGAAGATTGGACCTCAAGGGGTCAAGTTTAGTTGGATTTTCAATAGGGAGATTATGTTGTAG